The Podospora pseudocomata strain CBS 415.72m chromosome 3, whole genome shotgun sequence genome window below encodes:
- the PXA2 gene encoding ATP-binding cassette long-chain fatty acid transporter pxa2 (EggNog:ENOG503NW82; COG:I): MAPTMSKPSANSAAARDRTIRGIVSQLTSMYLQNRTRISRAVYITLFVALINRVRHAIQEQKAASVREATKRAEKSGTTSTADGEVTKKKKVELNREFFRSLLRLLKIVVPGWRSKETRLLISHSFFLVMRTLISLKVAAMDGAIVKALVKGNGREFLMRIVWWMLIAVPATFTNSMLSYHQAELSLRYRTRLTQFIHDKYLSQLTFYGISALDDRIKNPDQLIAVDVAKFSNSLAELYSNLAKPLLDMTIYTFSLSKSVGGEGVVFMSLLVQLSAHVMRALTPPFGKYVADEARLEGEFRFQHSRLIDHSEEVALYAGHEAEKDTLDKGYFTLIKHVNYILRRRFYHGFMEDFVIKYFWGALGLLLCSVPVFVKLPGQVTMNMGDRTETFVTNRRMLLSASDAFGRIMFSYREIMELAGYTSRVSSLLEVMDDIQAGHFEKKLVSSSGTENNEAVLKGRGKVVESSNIEFIDVPIISPNGDVLVPALTFKLTPGDHLLVVGPNGCGKSSLFRILGGLWPVYGGTVHKPPFTDIFYIPQRPYLSRGSLRQQIIYPDGLRTMRSKGVTDSDLLSILKILSLEHLIDLYPEGWDAEAEWRDVLSGGLQQRVAMARLFYHRPKYAILDECTSSVTLDTEKVMYDNAKALGITLMTVSHRRSLWKYHTHILQFDGQGHFVFTRLDADKRMKLEDEKEDLEVLLRQVPELEKRVRELSEL, encoded by the exons ATGGCGCCGACAATGTCGAAGCCGAGCGCCAATAGCGCGGCCGCCCGAGACCGAACAATTCGTGGCATCGTTAGCCAGTTGACGTCCATGTACCTCCAAAACCGCACCCGTATATCTCGCGCCGTCTACATCACACTCTTTGTCGCCCTCATAAACAGGGTGCGACATGCTATCCAGGAGCAAAAGGCTGCCTCGGTACGAGAGGCGACAAAGCGCGCCGAGAAGTCTGGTACAACATCGACTGCAGATGGAGAGGtgacaaagaagaagaaggtggaaTTGAACCGGGAGTTCTTCCGCTCGTTGCTaaggttgttgaagattgTGGTGCCAGGATGGAGGAGCAAGGAGACgaggctgttgatcagccacagtttcttcttggtgatgCGGACGCTCATCAGCTTGAAGGTGGCGGCGATGGATGGTGCGATCGTCAAGGCTCTGGTGAAGGGCAACGGAAGGGAGTTCTTGATGCGCATTgtgtggtggatgttgatTGCTGTACCGGCGACGTTTACCAACTCGATGTTGTCGTACCATCAAGCTGAGCTTTCGCTGCGGTACAGGACACGCTTGACGCAGTTCATCCATGACAAATACCTCTCGCAGCTGACCTTTTATGGTATTTCTGCGCTTGATGATCGGATCAAGAACCCAGATCAGCTTATTGCTGTCGATGTGGCCAAGTTCTCGAATAGTTTGGCCGAGCTGTACAGCAACTTGGCCAAGCCCCTTCTCGACATG ACAATCTACACATTCTCCCTCTCGAAATCTGTCGGCGGAGAAGGCGTCGTCTTCATGTCTCTTCTCGTCCAGCTCTCAGCGCACGTCATGCGTGCGTTGACACCCCCATTCGGGAAATACGTGGCCGACGAAGCCAGACTCGAAGGCGAGTTCCGCTTCCAGCACTCGAGATTAATAGACCACAGCGAGGAAGTCGCCCTGTACGCCGGTCACGAAGCCGAAAAGGACACCCTCGACAAGGGCTACTTCACCCTCATCAAGCACGTCAACTACATTCTCCGCCGCCGGTTCTACCACGGCTTCATGGAGGACTTTGTCATCAAGTATTTTTGGGGCGCGCtcgggttgctgctgtgcaGTGTTCCTGTCTTTGTGAAGCTCCCTGGCCAAGTGACGATGAACATGGGTGACAGGACTGAGACCTTTGTGACCAACCGTCGCATGTTGCTGTCGGCGTCGGATGCCTTCGGGCGCATCATGTTCTCCTACAGGGAAATCATGGAGTTGGCGGGTTACACCTCCCGTGTGTCGTCGCTGTTGGAAGTCATGGATGATATTCAGGCGGGGCactttgagaagaagcttgTGTCTAGTTCGGGCACCGAAAACAACGAGGCTGTCCTCAAGGGAAGAGGCAAGGTTGTTGAGAGCAGCAACATTGAGTTTATCGATGT acccatcatctcccccaacggCGACGTCCTCGTCCCAGCCCTAACCTTCAAACTCACCCCGGGCGACCACCTGTTGGTCGTCGGCCCCAACGGCTGCGGcaaatcctccctcttccgCATCCTCGGCGGGTTATGGCCCGTATACGGCGGGACAGTCCACAAACCCCCCTTCACAGACATCTTTTACATCCCCCAACGCCCTTACCTCTCCCGCGGCTCCCTTCGCCAACAAATCATCTACCCCGACGGCCTCCGCACCATGCGCTCCAAAGGCGTGACCGACTCCGATCTCTTGTCCATCCTGAAAATTCTATCTCTGGAACACCTGATCGACCTCTACCCCGAAGGCTGGGACGCGGAAGCCGAGTGGCGCGACGTCTTGTCTGGCGGGCTACAGCAGAGGGTGGCAATGGCCAGGCTGTTTTACCACCGCCCTAAATATGCCATTTTGGATGAGTGTACCAGCTCAGTGACGCTCGACACGGAAAAGGTCATGTACGACAATGCCAAGGCGCTGGGGATCACGCTCATGACGGTGAGTCATCGGAGGAGCTTGTGGAAGTACCACACGCACATTTTGCAGTTTGACGGGCAGGGGCACTTTGTCTTTACGAGGCTGGATGCGGACAAAAGAAtgaagctggaggatgagaaggaggatttggaggtgCTGCTGAGGCAGGTGCccgagttggagaagagggtgagggagttgagtGAGCTTTAG
- a CDS encoding hypothetical protein (EggNog:ENOG503P30G) has protein sequence MKPFTLLLTTFSLFVSPISANTEKTIFIAPPAVDLPISDQTITTILTSLNRLTPLPTNQSTLRTLIPVSFPTTSHPTGTESWYLLHDLTPAQRYEVRICWAATQPTSFDLQTFPLTEIPSLPSLTSYLNPLSPSSSPPKDLNNPPTRSSLLLLRLLAKADFYTTNQTLMSNPPPVAADLILDPFLLNLLPRSLAPTAGYIILVAITSWLLARGVSRALSSLIIDSNDRQLTKDAKKTQ, from the exons ATGAAGCCATTCACACTccttctcaccaccttcTCTCTTTTTGTCTCTCCCATATCGGCAAACACAGAGAAGACGATATTCattgctcctccagctgtcGACCTCCCAATCAGCGaccaaaccatcaccaccatcctcacttctctcaaccgcctcacccccctccccaccaaccaatcCACCCTCCGCACCCTCATTCCGGTATCCTtccccacaacctcccacccaaccggGACAGAATCATGGTACCTCCTCCACGACCTCACCCCCGCCCAACGCTACGAAGTGCGAATCTGCTGGGCAGCGACT CAACCAACCTCCTTCGACCTTCAAACCTTCCCCCTCACCGAgatcccctctctcccctccttaACCTCCTACCTTAATCCCctatccccatcatcatcaccccccaagGACttaaacaacccccctactcggtcctccctcctcctcctccgcctcctcgccaaagcaGACTtctacaccaccaaccaaaccctcatgtccaacccaccccccgtaGCAGCagacctcatcctcgaccccttcctcctcaacctcctcccccgctcgCTAGCCCCAACAGCAGGGTACATCATCCTGGTAGCCATAACAAGCTGGCTCCTAGCACGAGGCGTGAGCAGGGCTCTTTCGTCGCTCATCATCGACAGCAACGACCGTCAACTCACCAAGGACGCAAAAAAGACACAGTGA
- a CDS encoding hypothetical protein (EggNog:ENOG503NV2I; MEROPS:MER0017622; COG:E), which translates to MQRSSSSPELSPISSGDGAADRVWRRKQPQPVAAIFIHAGAGYHSVANEHVHLSACSEAAKLGMSFLRAGASATQAVEAAIKYLEDREITNAGFGSNLTMDGIVECDATVVDHLGRSGACGAVPGVRNPISLAKLILDASSRPLSLRRVPPNILVGEGAREFGIEHGMPQVPNEQLVSKNAKDRYLRWNEDLKRAEAKLHPSNHFSGRTAEKSSAGDYEQAADPAGQSSGRDHTNAILTGTWNEGQPDSPHIPGTPLGENGSPAGTAVTTARSTPSSSSRSSSYTLRTPNPLSYVSAAFQGRSRPSQKRPKVRKSVSDDAAAFLTPLTGTNKAPSPAASAHDGSVSTAESDRGDISDDGEKKEEEKQPLPILAGTKRSRELGSGDEDFVTDTVGAIAIDNRGHIAAGSSSGGIGMKHRGRIGPAALVGIGTAVVPEDPEDEMATSVAAVTSGTGEHMATCIASAKCAERLFHCTRRGPSGQDIEELDESALMESFIVNDFMGHPGVRNQPSAGAIGVMAVKKDLSGISFYFAHNTDSFALSAMAATDQQPTCTMSRLSKAHGVAQGARRMRYD; encoded by the exons ATGCAACGCAGCTCAAGTAGCCCCGAACTCTCACCAATATCCTCTGGAGATGGGGCTGCCGACCGGGTCTGGAGGAGGAAACAGCCCCAGCCGGTTGCTGCGATCTTTATCCATGCTGGTGCCGGTTACCACAGCGTTGCCAATGAACATGTGCATCTCAGTGCATGTAGCGA AGCGGCCAAGCTGGGCATGAGCTTTCTGAGAGCTGGTGCTTCTGCTACCCAAGCCGTGGAAGCTGCTATAAAATACCTCGAGGACAGGGAAATCACCAATGCTGGCTTCGGCAGCAACTTGACCATGGACGGCATTGTCGAGTGTGATGCGACTGTGGTAGACCACTTGGGAAGAAGCGGTGCCTGCGGTGCCGTTCCTG GAGTGCGAAATCCTATATCTCTAGCCAAGCTGATTCTTGACGCAAGCAGTCGTCCTCTGTCACTCCGCCGAGTTCCACCAAACATccttgttggagagggtgccAGAGAGTTCGGGATAGAACATGGCATGCCCCAAGTCCCCAACGAGCAACTGGTTTCGAAGAATGCCAAGGACAGATATCTCCGCTGGAACGAGGACTTAAAACGTGCAGAAGCCAAACTGCACCCCTCGAATCATTTTTCTGGCAGGACTGCTGAAAAGTCCAGCGCTGGAGACTACGAACAGGCCGCCGACCCTGCTGGGCAGTCGTCGGGGCGAGATCACACTAATGCAATCTTGACGGGAACTTGGAATGAAGGTCAACCTGACTCCCCTCATATCCCCGGCACGCCCTTGGGAGAGAATGGATCACCGGCAGGCACTGCGGTTACCACTGCGCGGTCAACTCCTAGCAGCTCGTCCAGGTCCTCATCGTACACCCTGCGAACCCCAAATCCTTTGAGCTACGTCAGTGCCGCCTTTCAAGGACGCTCGAGGCCATCTCAAAAGCGGCCCAAAGTACGGAAAAGCGTGAGTGATgatgccgccgccttcctcaCGCCGCTCACAGGGACGAACAAAGCACCATCCCCGGCCGCTTCGGCACACGACGGTTCGGTAAGCACTGCGGAGAGCGATAGAGGCGATATCTCTGACGAcggagagaaaaaagaagaggagaaaCAGCCTCTGCCAATTCTTGCTGGCACCAAACGTAGCCGAGAACTCGGTAGCGGCGATGAGGATTTCGTAACAGACACGGTcggcgccatcgccattgATAACAGGGGTCACATTGCAGCAGgatcttcttctgggggTATTGGAATGAAGCATCGCGGCCGAATTGGGCCTGCTGCCCTCGTCGGCATTGGTACCGCTGTTGTGCCGGAGGACCCCGAAGACGAAATGGCGACCTCGGTAGCTGCTGTCACCAGCGGGACAGGCGAACACATGGCCACATGCATTGCCTCTGCCAAGTGTGCTGAGCGTCTGTTTCACTGTACCCGGCGCGGACCTAGTGGCCAAGATATCGAAGAGCTGGATGAGTCTGCCCTGATGGAGTCCTTCATTGTCAACGACTTTATGGGGCATCCTGGAGTGCGGAACCAGCCCTCGGCTGGAGCGATTGGGGTCATGGCTGTCAAGAAGGACCTGTCGGGAATTTCCTTTTATTTCGCGCACAATACCGACTCATTTGCCTTgtcggcgatggcggcgacagaccaacaaccaacatgtACGATGTCACGGCTGAGTAAAGCTCATGGGGTGGCGCAGGgtgcgaggaggatgaggtaTGACTGA
- a CDS encoding hypothetical protein (COG:A; EggNog:ENOG503P5VJ): protein MAGPGSPGSDGPTYAPPPLPSGWIAQWDAASKKYYYVQLSTGVSQWDLPTEPVPFGNTPAARSDHPYGVPHPSAEIVTHPDGSQTARYPDGRLEPVNPREDGTRGVGGGGQSDRGLGSFLLNTISGGKQGGGSSGGGGLAGAVLSGLAGGSSGGGGGSGGLGGKVASQLVSGIFSSGSKPSSSPSNNFSGQSSSGHGAGGLGGVIGGVAGLFGNKQSSGNNFGYSNSGATTYSGSAPPTSYQPPSQPGSSTSVHGGGSSSSYQSSSQTHHQGSSQSYGQSSQSHTAPYGQQSSGGGYQSSSYGAGPGHGQAHSQSYGGQHSYSSPSGQPSYAPPPSQPSYGQPHYGAGAASSYGQPSYGAPPPQGGGYGQQPPYGGHQYSQGGGYPGQY, encoded by the exons ATGGCAGGCCCCGGATCCCCTGGCAGCGACGGGCCAACCTAtgcgccgcctcctctcccctcgGGCTGGATTGCCCAGTGGGATGCTGCCAGCAAGAAGTACTACTATGTGCAGCTCTCGACTGGAGTCTCGCAATGGGATCTCCCGACCGAGCCCGTTCCCTTTGGCAACACTCCCGCTGCCCGCTCCGATCACCCCTACGGCGTACCTCACCCTAGCGCCGAAATCGTGACGCACCCCGACGGCTCCCAGACAGCTAGATACCCCGACGGACGTCTCGAGCCGGTGAACCCGAGAGAGGATGGCACACGAGGtgtcggcggtggaggacaGAGTGACAGGGGCCTTGGT TCTTTCCTCTTGAACACGATCAGCGGCGGAAAGCAGGGCGGTGGCAgcagtggaggaggtgggcttgctggtgcTGTTCTCAGCGGACTGGCGGGTGGCAGCtccggaggaggcggcggcagcggcgggcTCGGTGGCAAGGTCGCATCCCAGCTCGTGTCTGGCATATTCTCCTCTGGAAGCAAGCCTTCGTCTTCGCCCTCGAACAACTTCAGCGGTCAGTCGTCGTCCGGACACGGTGCTGGAGGTCTTGGAGGGGTGATCGGAGGTGTTGCTGGTCTCTTTGGCAACAAGCAGAGCTCG GGCAACAACTTTGGATACTCCAACTCGGGTGCCACGACCTACAGTGGTTCGGCCCCTCCCACATCATACCAACCTCCCTCGCAGCCGGGATCCTCGACCTCGGTCCACGGCGGTggctcatcttcatcctACCAGTCAAGCTCACAAACACACCATCAAGGCTCAAGTCAGTCTTACGGGCAGTCTAGCCAGTCCCACACCGCACCATACGGACAGCAGTCTTCTGGCGGCGGCTACCAGTCCTCTTCTTATGGCGCCGGACCCGGCCATGGTCAAGCGCACAGTCAAAGCTACGGCGGCCAACACTCTTACAGTTCGCCCAGCGGCCAGCCCAGCTATGCACCCCCACCAAGCCAGCCATCCTACGGCCAGCCACACTATGGAGCGGGGGCTGCGAGCTCATATGGTCAGCCATCGTATggcgcaccaccaccacagggAGGAGGTTACGGCCAGCAGCCACCGTATGGAGGACACCAGTATTCTCAGGGTGGCGGCTATCCTGGACAGTATTAG
- the ADH1_2 gene encoding alcohol dehydrogenase (EggNog:ENOG503NW0B; COG:Q), with protein sequence MTTYDIPTEQWAQVVEAPGGPAVYKKIPVPSPGPDEVLINVKYSGVCHTDLHAMKGDWPIPTKIPLVGGHEGAGIVVKKGSLVADDIKLGDAAGIKWLNGSCLSCSFCQQSDEPLCQSALLSGYTVDGSFQQYAIAKAAHIARIPKGVDLEEVAPVLCAGITVYKGLKESGVRPGQWVAVVGAGGGLGSMAVQYAKAMGVHVIGIDGGSEKGESVKKLGGSAYVDFMASKDLVEEVKAATPDGLGPHAVLLLAVSEKPFQQATEYVRSRGAVVCIGLPAGAYLKAPVFDTVLRMITIKGSYVGNRQDTAEALDFFQRGLIKVPYKTVGLSQLGEVYQMMEEGKIVGRYVVDTSK encoded by the exons ATGACAACCTACGACATCCCAACCGAGCAATGGGCCCAAGTAGTCGAAGCCCCCGGCGGCC CCGCCGTCTACAAGAAAatccccgtcccctcccccggcccAGATGAGGTCCTCATCAACGTAAAGTACTCCGGCGTCTGCCACACCGACCTCCACGCCATGAAGGGTGACTG gcCAATCCCCACTAAAATCCCCCTCGTCGGCGGCCATGAAGGCGCCGGCATCGTCGTGAAAAAAGGCTCCCTAGTCGCCGACGACATCAAGCTAGGCGACGCAGCAGGCATCAAATGGCTCAACGGCTCGtgcctctcctgctccttttGCCAACAATCCGACGAGCCCCTCTGCCAGTCTGCCCTCTTGTCGGGGTACACGGTCGACGGGTCGTTCCAGCAGTATGCCATCGCCAAGGCTGCGCACATCGCGCGGATTCCTAAGggtgttgatcttgaggaggtggctCCTGTGCTCTGCGCCGGGATTACGGTATACAAGGGATTAAAGGAATCAGGAGTGAGACCAGGCCAGtgggttgctgttgttggagcgggtggcgggttggggagtATGGCGGTGCAATACGCCAAGGCTATGGGAGTGCATGTTATTGGGATTGATGGCGGGAGTGAAAAGGGGGAGAGTGTCAAGAAACTGGGGGGGAGTGCCTACGTTGATTTTATGGCGTCCAAGGAtttggttgaggaggtcaaggctgCGACGCCGGATGGGTTGGGGCCGCatgctgtgttgttgttggctgtgtCGGAGAAGCCGTTCCAGCAGGCGACCGAGTATGTCAGGAGTAGGGGGGCAGTTGTTTGCATTGGGTTGCCTGCGGGGGCGTATCTCAAGGCGCCCGTGTTTGATACCGTGCTTAGGATGATTACTATCAAGGGGAGCTACGTGGGCAACAGGCAGGATACGGCCGAGGCGTTGGACTTCTTCCAGAGAGGTTTGATTAAGGTGCCGTATAAGACTGTTGGGTTGAGCCAGCTGGGCGAGGTGTAccagatgatggaggagggcaagatTGTGGGGAGGTATGTGGTTGATACTAGCAAGTAG
- the ARP3 gene encoding Actin-related protein 3 (COG:Z; EggNog:ENOG503NW63) produces the protein MANQTPAVVMDNGTGFSKLGFAGNDSPSFVFPTAIATKAAAGSAGSGSGRPAVANKPSFLTGGAGPTGHLSAKRGTEDLDYFIGDEAIAASSGPGYGLHYPIRHGQIENWDHMERFWSNSIFKYLRVEPEDHHFLLTEPPLNPPENRENTAEIFFESFNCAGLYIAVQAVLALAASWTSSKVTDRSLTGTVIDSGDGVTHVIPVAEGYVIGSSIKSIPIAGRDITYFVQSLLRDRGEPDSSLKTAQEIKEQYCYVCPDIVKEFDRFDRDRSRFMEHVVAHPGGRQATVDVGYERFLAPEIFFNPEIYSSDFLTPLPVVVDGVIQSSPIDVRRGLYKNIVLSGGSTLYKDFGRRLQRDIKQLVDARIRASEARSGGAKSGGLDVQVITHKRQRHGPWFGGSLLGQTPEFRSYCHTKAEYQEYGPSIVRRFALLGGPAGS, from the exons ATGGCAAACCAAACGCCGGCCGTTGTCATGGACAA CGGCACTGGCTTCTCCAAGTTAG GTTTTGCCGGCAATGATTCCCCGTCCTTCGTTTTCCCGACCGCCATCGCGACCAAGGCCGCTGCCGGTAGCGCCGGGTCTGGCTCTGGCCGTCCGGCCGTAGCGAACAAGCCCTCTTTCCTCACCGGCGGTGCTGGTCCGACCGGCCATCTCTCGGCCAAGCGCGGCACTGAGGACCTCGATTACTTTATTGGCGACGAAGCCATCGCCGCCTCTTCTGGCCCCGGTTACGGGCTGCACTACCCAATCCGACACGGTCAAATAGAGAACTGG GATCACATGGAGAGATTCTGGTCCAACTCCATCTTTAAATATTTGAGGGTCGAGCCTGAGGATCAtcacttcctcctcaccgaaccacccctgaacccccccGAAAATCGTGAAAACACGGCCGAGATTTTCTTCGAGTCTTTCAACTGCGCCGGTCTATATATTGCCGTTCAGGCCGTGTTGGCTCTTGCTGCCTCCTGGACCTCATCCAAGGTCACCGACCGATCCCTGACCGGTACTGTTATTGACTCGGGTGACGGTGTCACCCACGTCATCCCCGTGGCCGAGGGCTATGTTATTGGATCATCGATCAAGTCTATTCCCATTGCTGGACGCGACATCACCTACTTTGTCCAGTCACTCCTGAGAGACCGCGGCGAGCCCGACTCGTCGCTCAAGACGGCgcaggagatcaaggagcagTACTGCTATGTGTGCCCCGACATTGTCAAGGAGTTTGACCGCTTCGATCGTGACCGCAGTCGCTTCATGGAGCACGTTGTTGCGCACCCCGGCGGTCGCCAAGCGACTGTCGATGTTGGTTACGAGCGCTTCCTTGCTCCTGAaatcttcttcaaccccgaAATCTACTCGTCCGACTTTTTGACTCCCCTtcccgtggtggtggatggcgTCATCCAGTCATCCCCTATCGATGTGCGCCGCGGTCTCTACAAGAACATTGTGCTCTCTGGTGGTAGCACACTCTACAAGGACTTTGGTCGCAGATTACAGCGTGATATCAAGCAGTTGGTGGATGCCAGAATTCGGGCCAGCGAGGCTCGCAGCGGTGGAGCCAAGAGCGGTGGTCTTGATGTCCAAGTTATCACGCACAAGCGACAAAGGCACGGCCCCTGGTTTGGTGGCAGTTTGCTTGGTCAAACACCCGAGTTCCGGTCCTACTGCCACACCAAGGCGGAG TACCAAGAATATGGCCCAAGTATTGTTCGGAGATTTGCGCTGTTGGGTGGCCCTGCAGGCTCTTAG